The following are encoded together in the Adhaeribacter arboris genome:
- the trxA gene encoding thioredoxin, giving the protein MAHKAIEITDANFDEVINSDKPVLVDFWAEWCGPCRMVGPVVEQLAGEYEGKVVVGKVDVDANPQTSAKFGIRSIPTLLVFKNGQVVDKQVGAVPKAALAQKLDAQIA; this is encoded by the coding sequence ATGGCACACAAAGCAATTGAAATAACCGATGCAAACTTCGATGAAGTTATTAACTCTGATAAACCTGTACTGGTAGATTTTTGGGCCGAATGGTGCGGACCTTGCCGCATGGTAGGTCCGGTAGTAGAACAGTTAGCCGGCGAATACGAAGGGAAAGTGGTAGTTGGTAAGGTAGACGTAGACGCTAACCCGCAAACATCGGCTAAGTTTGGTATTCGTAGCATTCCTACTCTGCTCGTATTTAAAAATGGTCAGGTAGTGGATAAACAAGTAGGTGCCGTGCCAAAAGCTGCTCTTGCACAAAAGTTAGACGCCCAAATAGCTTAA
- a CDS encoding TIGR01777 family oxidoreductase, protein MAGKILITGGTGLIGTRLSEMLIDLGYEVAHLSRSSSKHSKYQTFKWDIDKNYIEEAALTYTDYIINLAGASVADGKWTDKRKQEIRDSRILSTNLLINQLQKTMHHVKGFISASAVGIYGNSGERLVAEESSYAENDFLADVCRDWENAANEATQLGIRTIIFRIGIVLSKEGGALPQLARPIKYLVGAPLGSGQQYISWIHLDDLCRLFIAAIEDHQFRGVYNAVAPHPITNEEFTRTLAEILHKPLSGLKVPAFGLKLMLGEMSETVLGGSRVSANKVLQTGFTFEYNYLDQALESLYVNEV, encoded by the coding sequence ATGGCAGGTAAAATACTCATAACCGGCGGTACGGGCCTGATTGGCACCCGTCTTTCGGAAATGCTCATCGACTTGGGCTACGAAGTAGCTCACCTAAGCCGGAGCAGTTCGAAGCATTCGAAATACCAAACATTTAAATGGGATATCGATAAAAATTACATTGAAGAAGCTGCCCTCACCTACACCGATTATATTATTAACCTGGCGGGTGCGAGCGTAGCCGATGGCAAATGGACGGATAAACGCAAGCAGGAAATTCGCGATAGCCGGATATTAAGCACCAACTTGCTGATAAATCAATTACAAAAAACGATGCACCACGTGAAAGGCTTTATCTCTGCCTCGGCGGTGGGTATTTACGGTAACAGCGGCGAACGTTTGGTAGCCGAAGAAAGCAGCTACGCCGAAAATGATTTTTTAGCGGATGTATGCCGGGATTGGGAAAACGCGGCTAATGAGGCTACTCAGTTGGGAATTCGTACCATTATTTTCCGGATAGGTATTGTTTTAAGTAAAGAAGGGGGTGCCTTGCCCCAATTAGCCAGACCTATTAAGTATTTGGTTGGTGCTCCGCTCGGCTCGGGTCAGCAGTATATTTCCTGGATTCACCTGGACGATTTATGCCGCCTGTTTATTGCTGCTATCGAAGATCATCAGTTCCGTGGCGTATACAATGCGGTAGCCCCACACCCAATTACCAACGAGGAATTTACGCGTACCCTGGCCGAGATTCTGCATAAGCCCCTTTCCGGTTTAAAAGTACCGGCCTTTGGGTTAAAATTAATGTTAGGAGAAATGAGTGAAACCGTACTAGGCGGCTCGCGGGTAAGTGCCAACAAAGTATTGCAAACTGGTTTTACCTTTGAATATAATTACCTCGATCAAGCACTGGAATCGCTTTACGTAAATGAAGTTTAA
- a CDS encoding pyridoxamine 5'-phosphate oxidase family protein has protein sequence MGKFHDSIKPAHQQFIQDQHIFFVSTAPLSPEGHINLSPKGLDCFRVLSENQVAYMDLISSGNETSAHTLENGRITFMFCSFAGTPNILRLYGKGFTVLPHSLEWNTYAPHFKIHPSTRQIIVADIHLVQTSCGFGVPLYNYTGERDIHFDWAQKKGADGLAAYMQEKNLLSLDGLPTNLSV, from the coding sequence ATGGGCAAATTTCACGACTCCATAAAACCGGCGCACCAGCAATTTATTCAAGATCAGCACATATTTTTTGTAAGTACCGCTCCCTTAAGTCCGGAAGGGCACATTAATCTGTCGCCGAAAGGATTGGATTGTTTCCGGGTTTTGTCGGAGAACCAGGTAGCGTACATGGATTTAATTAGCAGCGGCAACGAAACATCGGCGCATACCCTAGAAAATGGTCGCATCACTTTTATGTTTTGCTCCTTTGCGGGTACGCCCAACATTTTGCGGTTATACGGTAAGGGTTTTACGGTACTACCCCATTCCCTAGAATGGAATACCTATGCGCCTCACTTTAAAATTCACCCCAGCACCCGCCAGATTATAGTAGCCGATATTCACCTGGTCCAGACTTCCTGTGGCTTTGGAGTGCCCCTTTATAATTACACGGGTGAGCGCGACATTCATTTTGATTGGGCGCAGAAAAAAGGTGCTGATGGGTTAGCAGCGTACATGCAGGAAAAAAATTTACTAAGTTTAGACGGATTACCCACTAATTTGTCGGTATAG
- a CDS encoding DUF4268 domain-containing protein — translation MYTREQASQLRQAFWTAFGQYMTPVLSAEGLKANWINYNTGFKHLYFRMRADKKTASIAIEITHPDTEMQELIFEQFTFHKTLLEEIVGEEWQWDLHSTDENGRIISRIYQEISKVSVFNSDDWPTLISFFKPRIIALDAFWSDAQYAFEELR, via the coding sequence ATGTACACCCGCGAACAAGCCTCCCAACTCCGTCAAGCGTTTTGGACGGCCTTTGGCCAATACATGACTCCGGTACTTTCAGCGGAAGGTTTAAAAGCCAACTGGATAAACTATAATACCGGTTTTAAACACCTTTATTTCCGGATGCGGGCTGATAAAAAAACGGCTTCTATTGCCATTGAAATCACTCACCCGGATACCGAAATGCAAGAATTAATTTTTGAACAGTTCACCTTTCATAAAACCTTGCTGGAAGAAATAGTTGGCGAAGAATGGCAATGGGATTTACACAGCACTGACGAAAACGGCCGGATTATTAGTCGTATTTACCAGGAAATTTCTAAGGTGAGTGTATTTAACAGCGACGATTGGCCAACTTTGATTTCGTTTTTCAAGCCCCGGATTATTGCCTTGGATGCCTTCTGGAGCGATGCCCAGTATGCGTTTGAAGAGTTGCGGTAA
- a CDS encoding 6-pyruvoyl trahydropterin synthase family protein, whose product MKITVCRKEHFNAAHRLNNPAWSPEMNQRVFGKCNNPNYHGHNYSLTVKLTGSINPDTGYVYDMKLLSDLIQTEILAKFDHHNLNLDTEEFKNLNPTAENIAIVIWNLLREKISAAYELSVTLFETDRNFVEYHG is encoded by the coding sequence ATGAAAATAACCGTTTGCAGAAAAGAACATTTTAATGCCGCTCATCGGCTGAATAACCCAGCCTGGAGCCCCGAAATGAATCAGAGGGTATTTGGCAAGTGTAATAATCCAAATTATCACGGCCATAATTATTCCCTCACGGTTAAATTAACCGGATCCATTAACCCCGACACGGGTTATGTGTACGACATGAAACTACTCAGCGATTTAATTCAAACGGAGATCCTTGCTAAATTCGACCATCACAATTTAAATCTGGATACCGAAGAATTTAAAAATTTAAACCCTACTGCCGAGAATATTGCTATCGTGATCTGGAACCTGCTACGGGAGAAAATTTCGGCGGCCTACGAATTATCTGTTACCTTGTTTGAAACCGACCGCAATTTTGTTGAATACCATGGATAA
- the folE gene encoding GTP cyclohydrolase I FolE, with translation MKPTAILLNTMDKPLTPNIPLDLESEETDPISVHSAIETPLRPDAFALSDAEKIERITFYFREIMHTLGLDLTDDSLQGTPHRVAKMYVNEVFRGLNPENKPHAKLFENRYAYNQMLVERDITIYSYCEHHFVPIIGKAHVAYMPEKNVVGLSKLNRIVQYFAKRPQVQERLTMQIADELKQVLHTQNVAVYIEADHLCVMSRGVNDVGSSTITTEFSGLFQEDKYRQEFLQYIRK, from the coding sequence TTGAAACCGACCGCAATTTTGTTGAATACCATGGATAAACCACTCACCCCTAACATACCACTAGATTTGGAATCTGAAGAGACCGACCCTATATCCGTTCATTCTGCCATAGAAACCCCATTGCGCCCGGATGCTTTTGCCCTGAGCGATGCCGAAAAGATTGAGCGCATTACTTTTTATTTCCGGGAGATTATGCATACGCTAGGCTTAGATCTGACGGACGATAGCTTACAGGGTACTCCCCACCGCGTAGCAAAAATGTACGTTAACGAAGTATTTCGCGGCCTGAACCCGGAAAATAAACCGCACGCGAAATTATTCGAAAACCGGTACGCGTATAATCAAATGTTGGTAGAGCGCGATATTACCATTTATTCTTACTGTGAGCACCACTTTGTGCCTATCATTGGTAAAGCTCACGTGGCTTATATGCCGGAGAAAAATGTGGTGGGATTATCTAAATTAAACCGGATTGTGCAGTATTTTGCCAAACGTCCGCAGGTACAGGAACGCCTCACTATGCAAATAGCCGATGAATTAAAGCAAGTTCTCCACACTCAAAATGTAGCCGTTTACATCGAAGCCGACCATTTATGCGTCATGAGCCGGGGAGTAAACGACGTAGGCAGCAGCACTATTACCACCGAATTTTCGGGCCTTTTTCAGGAAGATAAGTACCGGCAGGAGTTTTTACAGTACATCCGAAAATAA
- a CDS encoding DUF3179 domain-containing (seleno)protein yields MKKLFYAGILGFLLFEIANVYFIMPMPGSQEMNSITLAYFLYSWRWLFRIIFAFLIIVGFRNAYKRSRIVSVLSLVILSGIVYAANFQMAADAMFLSPKTLRMSNADNNQVDLNRQVLGVERNGEAKAYPIQYLGYHHQVLDTIAQRPIMITYCTVCRTGRVFEPIVNGKAETFRLVGMDHFNAMFEDKTTKSWWRQVTGQAIAGKLTGQNLPEVKSSQLALNQWLELYPNSLIMQPDQDFTAEYDSLSNYETGKRKGKLTRRDTLSWQDKSWVVGVVSGQESKAYDWNTLLKERIIYDELNGQPIAVLVANDNKSFAALQRLTKNQKLILKGNTLQDPLNSYNLLGAALNPLVPSLPRLNAYQEYWHSWRTFHPNTKKYE; encoded by the coding sequence ATGAAAAAACTTTTTTACGCTGGTATTTTAGGTTTTTTGTTGTTTGAAATTGCTAATGTATATTTTATCATGCCGATGCCGGGCAGCCAGGAAATGAATAGCATCACTTTAGCTTATTTTCTGTATTCCTGGCGCTGGTTATTCCGGATAATTTTCGCTTTTCTCATTATTGTAGGCTTTAGAAATGCCTATAAACGTTCCCGGATTGTCTCCGTGCTTTCTTTGGTTATCTTATCCGGGATTGTGTACGCCGCTAATTTTCAAATGGCGGCTGATGCTATGTTTCTATCTCCTAAAACCCTGCGCATGAGTAATGCCGATAACAACCAGGTAGATTTGAACCGGCAAGTGCTCGGAGTTGAACGTAACGGGGAAGCCAAAGCTTATCCAATCCAGTATTTAGGTTACCATCACCAGGTTTTAGATACCATTGCCCAGCGACCCATCATGATTACTTATTGTACCGTTTGCCGTACCGGGCGCGTGTTTGAACCAATTGTTAACGGAAAAGCGGAAACTTTTCGGTTAGTGGGTATGGATCATTTTAATGCTATGTTTGAAGATAAAACTACTAAAAGTTGGTGGCGGCAAGTAACCGGCCAAGCCATTGCCGGGAAATTAACCGGCCAGAATTTGCCGGAAGTAAAAAGTTCGCAATTAGCTTTAAACCAATGGTTAGAGCTTTATCCGAACAGCTTAATCATGCAACCTGACCAGGATTTTACGGCAGAATACGATAGTTTAAGTAATTATGAAACGGGTAAGCGCAAAGGAAAATTAACCCGCCGCGACACCCTTTCGTGGCAGGATAAGTCGTGGGTAGTGGGCGTTGTATCCGGCCAGGAAAGTAAAGCTTATGACTGGAATACTTTACTAAAAGAACGGATTATTTACGACGAACTAAACGGGCAGCCAATAGCCGTACTAGTTGCTAATGACAATAAAAGTTTTGCTGCTCTGCAACGCCTTACTAAAAACCAGAAACTTATTTTAAAAGGTAATACGTTGCAAGATCCTCTGAACAGTTATAATTTGCTGGGTGCCGCCCTCAATCCCTTAGTTCCGAGTCTGCCCAGATTAAACGCTTACCAGGAATATTGGCATAGCTGGCGAACGTTTCACCCCAACACTAAAAAATATGAATGA
- a CDS encoding YdeI/OmpD-associated family protein, translating to MELKAGIKTFYAATRAEWRQWLEENHQKEKSVWLIIYKKESKVPSVYYPEAVDEALCFGWIDSKANKRNAISYYQFFSKRKTKSKWSQVNKIKIEKLLADNLMAPAGLAIIEVAKQNGYWSALDEVEALLIPEDLQNALNNDKKALDNWNKFPRSAKRAILEWILNARRPETREKRITETVTLANKNLRANQSRP from the coding sequence ATGGAATTAAAAGCAGGCATCAAAACTTTTTATGCCGCCACGCGCGCAGAGTGGCGGCAGTGGTTGGAAGAGAATCACCAAAAAGAAAAATCGGTATGGCTCATTATTTACAAAAAAGAAAGTAAAGTACCTAGTGTGTATTACCCCGAGGCCGTAGACGAAGCCCTTTGCTTTGGTTGGATAGATAGTAAGGCCAATAAACGCAATGCTATTAGTTACTACCAGTTTTTTAGTAAACGAAAAACAAAGAGCAAATGGAGCCAGGTAAATAAAATTAAGATAGAAAAATTACTGGCTGATAATTTAATGGCTCCGGCGGGACTGGCCATTATAGAGGTGGCAAAACAAAACGGCTATTGGTCGGCTTTAGACGAAGTAGAGGCTCTTCTTATTCCGGAGGATTTGCAAAATGCATTGAATAATGATAAAAAGGCATTAGATAATTGGAATAAATTTCCGAGGTCGGCTAAACGGGCCATTTTAGAATGGATTTTGAACGCTAGACGCCCGGAAACCCGGGAAAAAAGAATTACAGAAACGGTAACTTTAGCTAATAAAAACCTCCGGGCCAATCAATCCCGTCCCTAA